A genomic stretch from Budorcas taxicolor isolate Tak-1 chromosome 15, Takin1.1, whole genome shotgun sequence includes:
- the P2RY6 gene encoding P2Y purinoceptor 6, translating into MAWGNGTGQALDAPPTNCVYRETFKQLLLPPVYSAVLAVGLPLNACVIAQICTSRRALTRTAVYTLNLALADLLYACSLPLLIYNYAQGDHWPFGDLTCRLVRFLFYANLHGSILFLTCISFQRYLGICHPLAPWHKRGGCRAAWLVCGAVWLAVTTQCLPTALFASTGIQRNRTVCYDLSPPALATRYMPYGMTLTVIGFLLPFVALLACYCCLARRLCRQDGPAGPVAQERRGKAARMAVVVAAAFAISFLPFHITKTAYLAVRSTPGVSCPVLEAFAAAYKGTRPFASANSVLDPILFYFTQKKFRQRPHELLQKLTAKWQRQGR; encoded by the coding sequence ATGGCATGGGGCAATGGCACAGGCCAGGCCCTGGACGCGCCGCCCACCAACTGCGTCTACCGAGAGACCTTCAAGCAACTGCTGCTGCCACCTGTGTACTCGGCGGTGCTGGCGGTGGGCCTGCCCCTGAACGCCTGTGTCATCGCCCAGATCTGCACGTCCCGCCGGGCCCTGACCCGCACAGCCGTGTACACCCTGAACCTGGCCCTGGCTGACCTGCTGTATGCCTGCTCCCTGCCCCTGCTCATCTACAACTACGCCCAAGGTGACCACTGGCCCTTCGGAGACCTCACCTGCCGCCTGGTCCGCTTCCTCTTCTATGCCAACCTCCATGGCAGCATCCTCTTTCTCACCTGCATCAGCTTCCAGCGTTACCTAGGCATCTGCCACCCTCTGGCCCCCTGGCACAAGCGTGGGGGCTGCCGGGCTGCCTGGCTAGTGTGTGGAGCTGTATGGCTGGCCGTGACAACCCAGTGCCTGCCCACTGCCCTCTTTGCCTCCACAGGAATCCAGCGGAACCGCACGGTCTGCTATGACCTGAGCCCGCCCGCCCTGGCCACCCGCTACATGCCCTATGGCATGACCCTCACGGTCATCGGCTTCCTGCTGCCCTTTGTCGCCCTTCTGGCCTGCTACTGCTGCCTGGCCCGTCGTCTGTGCCGCCAGGATGGCCCAGCAGGGCCAGTGGCCCAGGAGCGGCGTGGCAAGGCAGCCCGCATGGCTGTGGTGGTGGCAGCTGCCTTTGCCATCAGCTTCCTGCCTTTCCACATCACCAAGACAGCCTATCTGGCAGTGCGCTCTACACCTGGCGTCTCCTGCCCCGTGCTGGAGGCCTTTGCAGCAGCCTACAAGGGCACACGGCCCTTCGCCAGTGCCAACAGCGTGCTGGATCCCATCCTCTTCTACTTCACCCAGAAGAAGTTCCGCCAGCGGCCACATGAGCTGCTGCAGAAACTCACGGCCAAGTGGCAGAGACAGGGTCGCTGA